The genomic stretch ATATCCACCATGACAATTCCGACATGGAAGACAACTCTTTCGACTGGGACGATTCCTCATCCATGGACAGTATGTCGTCCACTTCGATGTGGGATGATTGAGTCCGGCCAGAAAGGATCAGCCGCCCCTAGCGGGGCGGCAAAGGATCCGCCCTTGCGGGCGAAGAAGAAGTAAAAGGAAATTAAAGGAAATAAAAGGATAATTAAAAAAGCTTATAAACGCAAGAAATTAGGAAGAAAATGACGACTATCGAGAAGTACGAAAGAATCGGCAGGCTGGTCGAAAACCCTACTCAACATGAGCTGGCACGGGTTTTTTTTGCAGCCTCGATTCCGGGTGGGCCGGTGAGCCTCATTGAGGATGGAATCCAGATCGAAGATCACGCCAGATACTATGCGGCGGCGGGCGGAACGGACATGGAAATCACCTCGGAGTACGTCGAGGACATCTACATGACTGTGGCGGAATTCTGCGAAATGCTGATGGAATTGGTGGATGCGGGCGGAATGGAAAGCTTCTGGCCGGGGAAGATCCGGGTGCTTTTCCATATCCAGGGATGGGATGAGATTCCTGTTAAATGACGTTTGAATCGGTGACGAGAAACAGCGGCTTCAAGGCCGCTGTTTTCTTTTTTCATTTCGTGCTCTTTTTTGCCTCAAAAAGTGGCGATTCGATTTCGCCGGGTGGTATGGTTGAAGAAATGGACTGAAACCAGTCGGTAACCATGGGAGGTACTTATTCGTGTTGAAATGACGAAGCATGCAAGGATGCGCATGCACCAGCGGGGCATTACGCCCACGACCACCCTCGCTTGCATTGTCAGCGGGGAGAAAACCCCAGGATACAATGATGCCGAACGGCATCATCTTCTGGGGTTTACTGTTGTCACACAACAGGCAGGCAAAGGTGTTAAGGTTCTTACAGTCTACGAAGGCCATTCAAGCAGACATCCACGATAGCTGGAACACCACCCGACGTGGATCATGTCACACAAAAAATTGGCCCCCTGCATTAGGGGGCCATTGCTTGTTGAAGGGGGGGAGTCTTTTTCTGGGCTATTCGGTTGCCACCAAGTCCACTCTTTCCCTGATGTGACCTTCGCCATGGTCCTTGAAATCTTGCTGGCAGCACTTCATCCTGGAAATGAGACCAGGCAATTCATCCCGACCGAATTGGTCTTGGTAAAACCGTAAGATCGACACCTCGACCATGTCGCGGCTGGGCAGAAGTTGGATGCCGTGCAATTCGATCATCGCCCGAACGCCAAAACGGTCATCAGTGACGGCCACGGGGGCGGTGGTCGGCCATACGATGCCTGCAGCCTGGATGCAGAAGGTCATCTTGTTTGAAAAGGTCACCTTCATACCTGCACAGACCATGGTGTTCACGGGTAACTCGTTTTCAGCTGTCCTGGGAACCGTGAAAGGCGGGGCTTCATCAAGATCCAGTTTTTCGTATCGGCTGCTGAACACCATCCCATGCGATCCCACCCGAAGTATGCCGTCCATTTTTCCGGTCCACATTTTGG from Pseudodesulfovibrio profundus encodes the following:
- a CDS encoding DUF4258 domain-containing protein; its protein translation is MTKHARMRMHQRGITPTTTLACIVSGEKTPGYNDAERHHLLGFTVVTQQAGKGVKVLTVYEGHSSRHPR